A single region of the Sulfitobacter geojensis genome encodes:
- a CDS encoding response regulator transcription factor, with amino-acid sequence MTRPLVTILDDEPEIRTLLADALEEAGFDTLSFGRARAFEAALAKHTPDVCLVDLSLPDTDGLTLVHRLALELGAVVIIISGRAQVQDRVTGLELGADDYIIKPFDPSEVVARIRARLRSPKTATTTSNTASFNGWTAFFDRYVLCDSQGTEVPFSHAESEVLRLFLESPKRLISRTQMQESLGGAASESFDRAMDVRISRLRTKLREDPKNPRLIKTIYGAGYIFLGDVSWQ; translated from the coding sequence ATGACCCGACCCTTGGTGACTATCCTTGACGACGAACCCGAAATCCGCACTCTTCTGGCGGATGCACTCGAAGAGGCAGGGTTTGACACCCTCAGCTTCGGCCGCGCCCGCGCGTTCGAGGCGGCGCTGGCCAAACACACGCCCGATGTCTGCCTCGTCGATCTCAGCTTGCCCGACACCGACGGGTTAACACTGGTGCACCGCCTTGCCCTTGAACTGGGCGCGGTAGTGATCATCATCTCGGGCCGCGCCCAGGTGCAGGACCGTGTGACCGGCCTTGAACTGGGGGCCGATGATTACATCATCAAACCTTTCGACCCCTCCGAAGTTGTCGCCCGCATCCGTGCCCGCCTGCGCAGCCCCAAAACCGCAACCACCACCAGCAACACGGCAAGCTTCAACGGCTGGACCGCCTTTTTCGACCGTTACGTTCTATGCGATAGCCAAGGCACCGAAGTCCCCTTTTCCCACGCCGAAAGCGAAGTGCTGCGGTTGTTTCTGGAAAGCCCCAAACGCCTGATCAGCCGCACCCAAATGCAAGAAAGCCTTGGTGGTGCTGCCTCTGAATCCTTTGATCGCGCCATGGATGTGCGCATTTCGCGGCTGCGCACAAAACTGCGCGAAGACCCTAAAAACCCGCGCCTGATTAAAACGATCTACGGTGCCGGATATATCTTTCTGGGCGATGTCAGCTGGCAGTAG
- the fdhF gene encoding formate dehydrogenase subunit alpha: protein MADKITFTLDGETVEAESGLTIWEVANGRGLVIPHLCHKPAPGYRPDGNCRACMVEIEGERTLAASCIREPSEGMVVVTNNARATSARKMVVELLMADQPDADVAHDKSSHLYDMVALNDVGESRFPKLEEGRIPLLDDSHVAMSVNLDACISCGLCVRACREVQVNDVIGMSGRGQGSYPTFDMADPMGESSCVACGECVQACPTGALMPSTVVDADQVGDSADFDREVESICPFCGVGCQISLKVKDDKVKYVEGINGPANEGRLCVKGRFGFDYIHHDHRLTKPLIRRDDAPAKGLNVDPANWQEFFREATWDEALDFAAKGLKDIGGTGVAGFGSAKCTNEEAYLFQKMIRQGFGHNNVDHCTRLCHASSVAALMENVGSGAVTATFNEIENADVAIAIGCNPIENHPVAATYFKQFTKRGGKLIVMDPRGQALKRFSSHMLQFRPGTDVSMLNAIMHVIVEEELYDKQYIEAYTENWEAEKEHLKDFTPEKMAEVCGIDAETLRDVARTFAGANAAMIFWGMGVSQHIHGTDNSRCLISLALMTGQVGRSGAGLHPLRGQNNVQGASDAGLMPMFLPDYQSVMNDGVRSAFTDVWKSDDFSNQKGLTVTEIMDAVHDGDIKGMYVLGENPAMSDPDVKHARDALAKLEHLVVQDIFITETANYADVILPASAFAEKSGTVTNTNRQVQMGRAAVSSPGDAREDWWIEVELAKRLGLGWEYTSPADVFAEMKLNMRSLDNITWDRLEDENAVTYPSLSPTDPGQAIVFADGFPRPDGRARFTPASIIAPDDVPDAEYPMILTTGRQLEHWHTGSMTRRSTVLDGLEPEANCSLHPSTLRKLGVVAGEAVRLTTKRGSIEIMAREDRAVSPDMVFLPFAYVEAAANILTNPAVDPYGKIPEFKFSAVKVEAVKTSVAAE from the coding sequence ATGGCGGACAAGATCACATTCACGCTCGACGGCGAAACCGTTGAGGCAGAAAGCGGTCTGACCATTTGGGAAGTTGCCAATGGGCGCGGCCTGGTGATCCCGCATTTGTGCCATAAACCGGCCCCCGGATATCGCCCCGACGGCAACTGCCGCGCCTGTATGGTCGAGATCGAGGGCGAGCGGACGCTGGCCGCTTCCTGCATCCGCGAACCCAGCGAAGGCATGGTGGTGGTCACCAATAACGCGCGCGCAACATCGGCGCGCAAAATGGTGGTCGAACTGCTGATGGCGGATCAGCCCGATGCGGATGTGGCGCATGACAAATCCAGCCATCTGTACGATATGGTTGCGTTGAATGATGTCGGCGAAAGCCGGTTCCCCAAGTTGGAAGAGGGGCGCATTCCGCTGCTGGACGACAGCCATGTGGCGATGAGTGTGAATCTGGACGCTTGCATTTCTTGCGGGCTGTGTGTGCGGGCCTGCCGCGAAGTGCAGGTGAACGACGTGATCGGCATGTCGGGGCGCGGGCAGGGCAGTTACCCAACTTTCGATATGGCCGACCCGATGGGCGAAAGTTCCTGTGTGGCATGCGGCGAATGTGTGCAGGCCTGTCCCACAGGCGCGTTGATGCCTTCCACTGTGGTTGATGCGGATCAGGTGGGCGACAGCGCCGATTTTGATCGCGAGGTCGAAAGCATTTGCCCGTTCTGCGGGGTCGGCTGCCAGATTTCCCTGAAGGTCAAAGACGATAAGGTGAAATACGTCGAGGGCATCAACGGCCCCGCGAACGAGGGGCGGCTTTGCGTCAAGGGGCGGTTCGGGTTCGACTACATCCACCACGACCACCGGCTGACAAAACCGCTGATCCGCCGTGATGATGCACCCGCCAAAGGGTTAAACGTCGATCCGGCCAATTGGCAGGAGTTCTTTCGCGAGGCCACGTGGGACGAGGCGCTGGATTTTGCCGCCAAAGGGTTGAAGGACATTGGCGGCACGGGGGTCGCGGGCTTTGGCTCGGCGAAATGCACGAACGAGGAAGCCTATCTGTTCCAAAAGATGATCCGTCAGGGGTTTGGGCATAACAACGTCGATCACTGCACGCGGCTGTGCCATGCCTCGTCGGTGGCGGCGCTGATGGAAAACGTCGGATCAGGCGCGGTGACAGCGACGTTCAACGAGATCGAAAATGCCGATGTGGCGATCGCGATCGGCTGTAACCCGATTGAGAACCACCCGGTTGCGGCGACCTATTTCAAACAGTTCACCAAGCGCGGTGGCAAGTTGATCGTAATGGATCCGCGCGGTCAGGCGCTTAAGCGTTTCTCAAGTCACATGTTGCAGTTCCGGCCCGGCACCGATGTGTCCATGCTGAATGCAATCATGCATGTGATCGTCGAAGAAGAGCTGTACGACAAACAATATATCGAGGCCTACACAGAAAACTGGGAGGCCGAGAAGGAACACCTGAAGGATTTCACTCCCGAGAAAATGGCAGAGGTTTGCGGCATCGACGCAGAGACCCTGCGCGATGTGGCGCGCACCTTTGCGGGGGCCAATGCGGCGATGATTTTCTGGGGCATGGGCGTGTCACAGCATATCCATGGCACGGATAATTCGCGGTGCCTGATTTCACTGGCGCTGATGACCGGACAGGTCGGGCGTTCGGGTGCGGGACTGCATCCGTTGCGCGGGCAGAACAACGTGCAAGGCGCGTCCGATGCGGGGCTCATGCCGATGTTCCTGCCGGATTACCAATCGGTGATGAACGATGGCGTGCGCTCGGCCTTTACTGATGTTTGGAAGTCGGATGATTTTTCCAACCAGAAAGGCCTGACCGTAACCGAGATCATGGATGCGGTGCATGACGGTGACATCAAGGGCATGTATGTTCTGGGCGAAAACCCCGCGATGTCAGACCCCGACGTGAAGCATGCGCGTGATGCGCTGGCCAAACTGGAGCATCTGGTGGTGCAGGACATTTTCATCACCGAAACCGCGAACTATGCGGATGTGATCCTGCCGGCCAGCGCCTTTGCCGAGAAATCCGGCACAGTGACCAATACCAACCGTCAGGTGCAGATGGGGCGCGCGGCCGTGTCGTCCCCCGGTGACGCGCGCGAGGATTGGTGGATTGAGGTAGAGCTGGCGAAACGTCTGGGCTTGGGGTGGGAGTACACCTCGCCCGCGGATGTGTTTGCCGAGATGAAGCTGAACATGCGCTCGCTGGACAACATCACGTGGGACCGTCTGGAAGATGAAAATGCGGTGACCTATCCGTCGCTGTCACCGACAGACCCCGGGCAGGCGATTGTGTTTGCCGATGGTTTCCCGCGCCCCGACGGACGGGCACGGTTTACGCCAGCGTCGATCATTGCGCCGGATGATGTGCCGGACGCAGAATATCCGATGATCCTGACAACGGGGCGCCAGTTGGAGCATTGGCATACAGGGTCCATGACGCGCCGTTCGACCGTTTTGGACGGATTGGAGCCGGAAGCGAACTGTTCCCTGCATCCCAGTACTTTGCGCAAATTGGGTGTCGTGGCAGGGGAGGCTGTGCGGTTGACGACCAAACGCGGGTCCATCGAGATTATGGCGCGTGAAGATCGTGCGGTCAGCCCTGATATGGTGTTCCTGCCCTTCGCCTATGTTGAAGCGGCGGCGAATATATTGACCAATCCGGCGGTGGACCCTTACGGGAAGATACCGGAATTCAAATTCTCTGCGGTGAAGGTGGAAGCGGTAAAAACAAGCGTCGCGGCCGAGTGA